The Deinococcus sonorensis KR-87 genome includes a window with the following:
- a CDS encoding ABC transporter permease → MNPRRRSGLLLALPALLFLAAFLLLPLLRVLREGGLRLGVWADPYFLGRLGWTLTQALLTTVLAAVLGGPLAYLLSRYRLPGQDLLLRVLLLPFVTPTLVAALGLSSLFGPHGLTHLDLSDTPALLILGNLFFNLPLMVRLAHAGFVRVPPMLVGAARSLGASGARAAWEVAVPLALPGVLAGMVLVFLYSALSFGLPLVLGGERYGTLEVEIYTLTAYELRLPEASALILGQLVFTVAAILLYTRLNRAVSGVALARALPRPRGGPALTLYLLTAVTLLICFGPLLAVALRSVLGPAGLTTGFWSGLLDPDSDPSLGLMLGNTLRFGLYTLAAALLVGGLHALGAARARGRTLDVLSLLPLMVSPISLSVGYLLLYPALRAEVPLLIAAYTLLAYPLITRSLLPALRAVPPRLLEASRSLGASGLEAWRTVTLPLVLPALRGGAALALATVLGEFAATLVLTRPEWSTLSTGIYERLGRPGAQNLGEACALATLLMLLALLCFTVLDGGKGEVT, encoded by the coding sequence GTGAATCCCCGGCGGCGCTCCGGGCTGCTGCTCGCCCTGCCGGCGCTGCTGTTCCTGGCCGCCTTCCTGCTGCTCCCGCTGCTGCGGGTGCTGCGGGAGGGCGGCCTGCGTCTGGGCGTCTGGGCCGACCCCTATTTCCTGGGGCGGCTCGGCTGGACCCTGACCCAGGCGCTGCTCACCACCGTGCTGGCCGCCGTGCTGGGCGGGCCACTGGCGTATCTGCTGTCGCGCTACCGGCTGCCGGGCCAGGACCTGTTGCTGCGGGTGCTGCTGCTGCCGTTCGTGACGCCCACCCTGGTGGCCGCGCTGGGGCTGAGCAGCCTGTTCGGGCCGCATGGCCTGACCCACCTGGACCTGTCCGACACGCCGGCCCTGCTGATCCTGGGCAACCTGTTCTTCAATCTGCCGCTGATGGTGCGCCTGGCCCACGCAGGGTTCGTGCGGGTGCCGCCGATGCTGGTCGGGGCGGCCCGCAGTCTGGGCGCCAGCGGAGCGCGGGCCGCCTGGGAAGTGGCGGTGCCGCTGGCCCTGCCGGGCGTCCTGGCGGGCATGGTGCTGGTGTTCCTGTACAGCGCCCTGAGCTTCGGGCTGCCGCTGGTGCTGGGCGGCGAGCGCTACGGCACGCTGGAGGTGGAAATCTACACCCTGACCGCCTATGAGCTGCGGCTCCCGGAGGCCAGCGCCCTGATCCTGGGTCAGCTGGTGTTCACGGTGGCGGCCATCCTGCTGTACACCCGGCTGAACCGGGCAGTGAGCGGCGTGGCCCTGGCGCGGGCGCTGCCCCGGCCGCGCGGCGGCCCGGCGCTCACGCTGTACCTCCTGACCGCCGTGACGCTGCTGATCTGTTTCGGGCCGCTGCTGGCGGTGGCGCTCCGCAGCGTGCTGGGGCCGGCGGGCCTGACCACCGGCTTCTGGAGCGGCCTGCTGGACCCGGACAGCGATCCGAGCCTGGGCCTGATGCTGGGCAACACGCTGCGCTTCGGGCTGTACACGCTGGCGGCGGCCCTGCTGGTGGGCGGCCTTCACGCGCTGGGGGCCGCCCGCGCCCGGGGCCGGACCCTGGACGTGCTGAGCCTGCTGCCGCTGATGGTCTCGCCCATCAGCCTGTCGGTGGGGTACCTGCTGCTGTATCCGGCGCTGCGGGCCGAGGTGCCGCTGCTGATTGCCGCCTACACGCTGCTGGCCTACCCGCTGATCACGCGCAGCCTGCTGCCGGCGCTGCGTGCGGTGCCGCCCCGCCTGCTGGAAGCCAGCCGCAGCCTGGGCGCCAGCGGCCTGGAGGCGTGGCGGACCGTCACGCTGCCGCTGGTGCTGCCGGCCCTGCGCGGCGGGGCGGCGCTGGCGCTGGCCACCGTGCTTGGCGAGTTTGCGGCCACCCTGGTGCTCACCCGCCCCGAGTGGAGTACCCTCAGCACCGGCATCTACGAGCGGCTGGGGCGGCCCGGCGCCCAGAACCTGGGCGAGGCGTGCGCGCTGGCCACCCTGTTGATGCTGCTGGCACTGCTGTGCTTCACGGTGCTGGACGGCGGCAAGGGGGAGGTGACATGA
- a CDS encoding thiamine ABC transporter substrate-binding protein, which yields MRNLMTLALLSASLASAQTTLTVVTHDSFDVDKKLVAQFEATNHARVRFVKAGDAGEMLNRLILTRAAPIGDVVYGLDNTLLPRAQAAGILTPYRSPLASNIPAAHRLGDGTLLNTVDLGYVALNYDKAAFQKSGLALPTSLAQLSEPAYARLTVVESPATSSTGLAFLLALNHQLGAQGAIQWYRTARQNGMKVTRGWSEAYDKEFSLYGGKYPIVLSYASSPAAEVFYSEGKLKDAPTANLLLPGSTFLQLEGVGVLKGTKQPALARRFVDFMLSAPVQRDFPNRMWVYPSIPGTPLSDVWKFAQKPDVTAPSTAELQQGQALTDTWVQQVLRR from the coding sequence ATGCGGAACCTGATGACGTTGGCCCTGCTGAGCGCCTCCCTGGCCTCGGCCCAGACCACCCTGACGGTGGTCACCCACGACAGCTTCGATGTGGACAAGAAGCTGGTGGCACAGTTCGAGGCGACCAACCACGCGCGGGTGCGCTTCGTGAAGGCGGGCGACGCGGGCGAGATGCTCAACCGCCTGATCCTGACGCGCGCGGCCCCCATCGGCGACGTGGTGTATGGCCTGGACAACACCCTGCTGCCGCGCGCCCAGGCGGCCGGCATCCTGACCCCCTACCGCTCGCCGCTGGCGAGCAACATTCCGGCCGCCCACCGGCTGGGCGACGGCACCCTGCTGAACACGGTGGACCTGGGCTACGTGGCGCTGAACTACGACAAGGCCGCCTTCCAGAAGTCCGGGCTGGCGCTGCCCACCTCGCTGGCGCAGCTGAGCGAGCCGGCGTATGCCCGCCTGACGGTGGTGGAATCCCCGGCCACCAGCAGCACCGGGCTGGCCTTCCTGCTGGCGCTCAACCATCAGCTGGGGGCGCAGGGGGCCATCCAGTGGTACCGCACGGCCCGCCAGAACGGCATGAAGGTGACGCGCGGCTGGTCCGAGGCCTACGACAAGGAGTTCTCGCTGTACGGCGGCAAGTACCCGATCGTGCTGAGCTACGCCAGCAGCCCGGCCGCCGAGGTGTTCTACAGCGAGGGCAAGCTCAAGGACGCGCCCACCGCCAACCTGTTGCTGCCGGGCAGCACCTTCCTGCAGCTGGAAGGCGTGGGGGTGCTGAAGGGCACGAAGCAGCCGGCCCTGGCCCGCAGGTTCGTGGACTTCATGCTGAGCGCCCCGGTACAGCGTGACTTCCCCAACCGGATGTGGGTGTACCCCAGCATCCCCGGCACGCCGCTGAGCGACGTCTGGAAGTTTGCCCAGAAGCCGGACGTGACCGCTCCCAGCACGGCTGAGCTGCAGCAGGGGCAGGCCCTGACCGACACCTGGGTGCAGCAGGTGCTGCGGCGGTGA
- a CDS encoding NUDIX domain-containing protein, translating to MTFHLVAWLVAQSPDGRVLLARRSGVSYGEGLWGLPGGHVEPREMLAQAAARETAEEVGLTVDPGELQPIGVSRYVDGGTEGADFFFRTAQWDGEAHPRSECSEVGWFAPDQLPHDTLPWLPGLLTRLLAGEWYSETLDHEALPTL from the coding sequence ATGACCTTTCACCTGGTGGCGTGGCTGGTGGCGCAGTCGCCGGACGGGCGGGTGCTGCTGGCCCGGCGTTCCGGCGTGAGCTACGGCGAGGGGCTGTGGGGCCTGCCGGGCGGCCATGTGGAGCCGCGCGAAATGCTGGCCCAGGCCGCCGCCCGGGAAACCGCCGAGGAGGTGGGCTTGACGGTGGACCCGGGCGAACTGCAGCCGATCGGGGTGTCGAGGTACGTGGACGGGGGGACGGAGGGGGCGGATTTCTTCTTCCGCACGGCCCAGTGGGACGGTGAGGCGCACCCCCGGTCCGAATGCTCCGAGGTCGGCTGGTTTGCACCGGACCAGCTGCCCCACGACACGCTGCCGTGGCTACCCGGTCTGCTGACGCGGCTGCTGGCCGGCGAGTGGTACTCGGAGACTCTGGACCATGAAGCTCTGCCAACCTTGTAA
- a CDS encoding MarR family winged helix-turn-helix transcriptional regulator produces MEDTKPDMQQVHALVSQTLRLARRLHAALDEPLEQLLGMNTKEMMILATLMDGASSPGEIAARQHLPAPTVTRLVSRLVELGLVERITESHDLRRCRLQLTELGRSTRERNRQTVSEVLYQRFGHLPADQVEVALQAIRALDAEMGRVAAPLATSDLAAEVSA; encoded by the coding sequence ATGGAAGACACGAAGCCCGATATGCAGCAGGTGCACGCGCTGGTGAGCCAGACGCTGCGGCTGGCGCGCAGGCTGCACGCGGCCCTGGACGAGCCGCTGGAGCAGCTGCTCGGCATGAACACCAAAGAGATGATGATTCTGGCCACCCTGATGGACGGCGCGTCGAGCCCGGGCGAGATCGCGGCGCGGCAGCACCTGCCGGCCCCCACCGTGACCCGGCTGGTCAGCCGGCTGGTGGAGCTGGGGCTGGTGGAACGCATCACGGAAAGCCACGACCTGCGCCGCTGCCGCCTGCAGCTGACCGAGCTGGGCCGCAGCACCCGCGAGCGCAACCGGCAAACGGTGAGTGAGGTGCTGTACCAGCGCTTCGGGCACCTGCCGGCGGATCAGGTGGAGGTGGCGCTGCAGGCCATCCGGGCGCTGGACGCCGAGATGGGTCGGGTGGCCGCGCCGCTGGCCACCTCCGACCTCGCCGCGGAGGTGAGCGCATGA
- a CDS encoding MDR family MFS transporter, with the protein MTAPQPVAHAEPAPLTQREKLLAFSGVLLVLFLSSLNLTVVGTAMPRVISELGGFSLYAWAFTAYSLTTTISIPIVGTLSDTYGRRPLMLFGIAVFAVGAVLIGLAQSMEQLIIFRAVQGIGGGTLMAMAFTAIADIFTPLERGRYQGYTGAVWGVSSVVGPVVGGFLTDHLGWRSVFFVNLPFALLAAYFIARFLRMKPLPGASRHFDAVGALLLAATVVPLMLVFSWGGGTYAWTSPRILGLAALSVVLGVVYGFWQARQENPILSLKMFRDRTFTVAAICGFMVSAGMYAAILYLPLYMQGVKGSSASGSGAVLTPLMLGLIAASTLAGQWVSRNGRYKWLIAGGSVVTLLALFLTSRLRLESQVWEATALMVLMGLGLGPVNSLLTLAVQNAVPRTILGMATSASQFFRNIGGTLAVSLFGAVVNAHLAAQLGQQLPAAARTLPAPLQAAVNSPQLLSSPEASAQVQGALVKLGHPELFAGIVGALRRVMVGAIDNVFLISAALMVVAVVAAFVLPDLSLQGRQTSGTRAGQDQGSKAQAAD; encoded by the coding sequence ATGACCGCGCCGCAGCCGGTCGCGCACGCCGAACCCGCCCCGCTGACCCAGCGCGAGAAGCTGCTGGCCTTCAGCGGCGTGCTGCTGGTGCTGTTCCTGTCGAGCCTGAACCTAACGGTGGTGGGCACCGCCATGCCGCGCGTCATCAGCGAGCTGGGCGGCTTCTCGCTGTACGCCTGGGCCTTCACCGCCTACTCGCTCACCACCACCATCAGCATTCCGATTGTGGGCACGCTCAGCGACACCTACGGCCGCCGCCCCCTGATGCTGTTCGGCATCGCCGTGTTTGCAGTGGGCGCGGTGCTGATCGGGCTGGCCCAGAGCATGGAGCAGCTGATCATCTTCCGGGCGGTGCAGGGCATTGGCGGCGGCACCCTGATGGCGATGGCCTTCACCGCCATTGCGGACATCTTCACCCCGCTGGAGCGGGGACGCTACCAAGGCTACACCGGCGCCGTCTGGGGCGTAAGCAGCGTGGTGGGCCCGGTGGTGGGCGGCTTCCTGACCGACCACCTGGGCTGGCGCAGCGTGTTCTTCGTGAACCTGCCGTTCGCGCTGCTGGCCGCCTACTTTATCGCGCGCTTCCTGCGGATGAAGCCGCTGCCCGGCGCGTCCCGGCACTTCGACGCGGTCGGGGCGCTGCTGCTGGCCGCCACGGTCGTGCCGCTGATGCTGGTCTTCTCCTGGGGCGGCGGGACCTACGCCTGGACGTCCCCCCGGATCCTGGGGCTGGCGGCCCTGAGCGTGGTGCTGGGGGTGGTCTACGGCTTCTGGCAGGCGCGGCAGGAGAACCCGATCCTGAGCCTGAAGATGTTCCGGGACCGCACCTTCACCGTGGCGGCCATCTGCGGATTCATGGTGTCGGCCGGGATGTACGCGGCTATCCTGTACCTGCCGCTGTACATGCAGGGCGTCAAGGGCAGCAGCGCCAGCGGCAGCGGCGCGGTGCTGACCCCGCTGATGCTGGGCCTGATCGCGGCCAGCACCCTGGCGGGGCAGTGGGTCAGCCGCAACGGACGCTACAAGTGGCTGATTGCGGGCGGCTCGGTGGTGACGCTTCTGGCGCTGTTCCTCACCAGCCGGCTGCGGCTGGAGAGCCAGGTCTGGGAGGCGACGGCCCTGATGGTGCTGATGGGCCTGGGCCTGGGCCCGGTCAACAGCCTGCTGACGCTGGCGGTCCAGAACGCCGTGCCGCGCACCATCCTGGGCATGGCCACCAGCGCCAGCCAGTTCTTCCGCAACATCGGCGGCACGCTGGCCGTCAGCCTGTTCGGCGCGGTGGTCAACGCGCATCTGGCGGCCCAGCTCGGTCAGCAGCTGCCAGCGGCGGCCCGGACACTCCCAGCCCCGTTGCAGGCCGCCGTCAACAGCCCGCAGCTGCTCAGCAGCCCGGAAGCGTCGGCGCAGGTGCAGGGCGCGCTGGTGAAGCTCGGCCATCCGGAGCTGTTCGCCGGCATCGTGGGAGCGCTGCGGCGGGTGATGGTGGGCGCCATCGACAACGTGTTCCTGATCTCGGCGGCCCTGATGGTGGTGGCGGTGGTGGCGGCCTTCGTGCTGCCGGACCTGTCGCTCCAAGGGCGTCAGACCAGCGGCACCCGCGCGGGCCAGGATCAGGGCAGCAAGGCACAGGCCGCCGACTGA